GTCCCAAGATCCCCGCGCCGCCGCAGCACCCCGTGTCCACCACATCTGCCAAAATTGACGCCGTCAGAAAGACGATCGATCCCGACACAGCGACAGACATATGTGAGCGCGCGTGTTACAGCCGGTCGACTTACTCATAGCATTAGATGATGAGCCGGTGCTGTTGAAGACGGAGTCGGCCATGGCGGCGGAGTCGCAGATGGAGAAGTTCATGCCGGCGAGGCCGGCGCTCAGGTCCTGAAGCATCGAGAGCAGCATGCGGTAGAGCTGCCTGGAGAGTCTGTTGGCCGTGCCGAAGCAGTAGTACCCGTCCAGGTCGTCCTTCAGCCACCCGGCGGACCTCTGCGACGGGCAGCACCCCACCAGCGACGGGCTCACGATGCTGAACTTCCTCGCCCCGGCTGCGTACAGCTCCTGCAGGTAGCTCCGGTAAGCGGCGACGAGGCCTTGCAGGAAGGCGGTGTCGTTGCGGTTAGGGCACGAGGTGGCGTTGCCGCCGACGTACTCGAACAGGTCGTTGCTGCCGACGCTGATGAAGACGAGCGACCTGGAGACGAGGTCTGACGAGCAGTTCCCCAGCATCTGGACGACCGACGCGAAACTGTCGAGCTGGTCGCTCATGCTGTGCACTTGCCCACACTGCGCAAAGAAAGACGATAAAGTGGTATATTACGGGCGTGTATCGAGAGAAATTAGCCTAGAGCAAAGTGTTGGTGTTGCGTACGTACAAGTGCTTTGCCCGTTACATCCTGCAGTCCTGAGCCTCCTGACGCGAAGTTGATTCCGCTCCTCATCTGTTCAATGATTCCCTCGGGCGGCAGGGATCCGTATGCTGGTGGGCTCTCGGCGAATCCAAGAAATCGAGCTGTTCACCAAAAGCAACAAAATGGTCACCCTCTAGCTTTCGCTTTATGGTCTGGGAAATTACGAATGGTACTCCCCATCAGTTCAATGAATAAGACTTTTTTGAAAAGAAAGTAGAAGTTTGATCAAACTTCTAGAAAGAAGTATCAACAACTATAATACTACATTGATATATATATCACATGGAAATACACTTCATGATGCATCTAATGATATTAATTTAGTATTGTACATCTTAATGATTTTTTCTAAAAACATGGtaaaacttaacatagtttgactttttcACAAAACAAATTACACCTTACTCATTGCAACGAAGGTAGTATTATTTCGGGAAACTGAATCGAAAGAAAACTTTAAACTGCTTTGCTATTTCGTAGAAGAATAACTATGGAAAAATATAAGGACCGGGTGTTTAGACTTTAGAACATATATAGTGATCGAGATGCCAGCCGTTCGATTTTAGAAGGGATGAGCCACCAAATCAAATTGCCACATGGCAACTTTCCATTGGTCCGCTCCGTATATTGTCGGGGCGATATTGACGTTCATATCTATTTATAAGTCGATGTTGAAAACCATTTTATCTAAACATCTAGATTTGTGTAAGTACTAACATGTGAGAAGATCTCCATCTAACGGCTAGGAATATAGAGTGGGAAATGAATATTGCAAAGAAACTGAGAAATATTTACTCCCTAGCTAAAATATGTCTAAAATCATGCACATCATgtaaatttagaaaaataaatcaCAAGCTCAAGAAATTCTGAGCATGGATGCCTTGGCCACATGGACCATTGCATTAGGATTAAATTCTAGTCGTACCCAACAAAATACTAGCGTTGTACAAAATTGGACGAAGTGATATATCTAAAATTGGACTAATGAACATCTATCAAAATTAATCATATTGAGCATACATGATCGAGTAGTTCTATCGATCTAACATCAATGTCCTAATTTGTTTTGTCACTTAATTTTTTTATTGATTAGAATCGCTCAAGATATCAACTGAGTTTAACTAAACTTATTCTAGAAAGTTCTTATTATAAGTTGAGTAGAAAATTCAGATTTCCAAGTTGATCATCATGCGCGATGTTTCGTTTCCTAACATAAACAATTTAGTTGGTATTTACTTCATAATTGTTTTAGATGCAATTTGCAAATAACAAACATTGGTAACTTTGAGTTTGTTTGAACACCACTTAAAAACATGACCAATTAGCTATTTTTTtgaatcacatatatatataggtgcATTATAGTGTCTCTTCAGTCATTTCAATTGGTTTGTAGTTAGTTTACATTAAAATATTCAAAATATATGTCAGCAAAGCACTCCCTAATTTTCCTTTTACGCCTATATTGAGTGAATATTTGCGTAGTATAATAGCCACATGGCAACAATAGATCCTGGCGGTTACCTTGCGCCCTCACTTCCAAAATCCAATGACTAGCAACTCGTTCGCTCCACGTTCCAAAATCCAAACGTTGATTCTTTACAAATTCCCATTTCTTCTCTATTTTCTCAAAGGTAGGCTAAACAATTTGACCTCAAAGGTTTACCTCCACCAATTCCAAATCGTACACACAATACCGGTCCCAGATTTCCGACGTTTCACTATTCTGTCTGCGCTGTGCTTTCAGTCATGTTGGGAGGCTTTGGCCCCCAGCGCCTAGATCGTCACCCCGTGACCGAAAGGACACAGCAGCTttcagcaagaaagttgttatcaTCTCTCGAAGAAGAAAAAAAATTCCTGTCCTTTGTTGCATTTTAACTGTAAACCATATGCTATTCTAGCAAGGTCTCTTTGACAGAAACTAATTCGACTAAAACCATACGCTATTCAGGCCAGTAAGCTCCCTAGCTTCAATGGAAGCTAAGTGGCATCGTATTCATAATACACGATAACATAGAATTTTCAGTGTTCGGCGAGTGCGTTTTGTTCAGAACTGGTATTGAACTCCTCTAACATATAGCAAAAGAATTATAGCCTCTGTATATAAGACCTGAACTGAAATACCTATGTGGTCAGCAAGGTTGTAGCCGTTGCTGAAGCGGCCGGTGGGCGCGTGGGAGGGGTAGTCGACGCCGTAGCGCGCGTAGTTGGCCCTGCAGTCGTCCGAGCAGCCCGGCAAAAAGTTGTTGTTGCCGACGTCCACCGTGGAGTCCCCGAACACGAACATGGCCGGCACGAGCGGCTCCCCGTCCCCGGCGCCGGCGCCTAGCAGCGCGAGCTCCAGCAAGCACAGCGCAACGAGGGCGAATGCCCCGCCGTGCCTCGCCGCCATTGGAGCCCTCTTCTACGTACGTATCCGGTGTTCTGCCGCTCTGGTTCTAGCTTGACCGCGCGTTTGAAGGTGTCACTGGCGTGCGTATATATACACTCTGCCCGAGCAACAAGACTACATGTATCGTACATACTATCATGCACTTCCTGCCATTATAATATGACGAGAGAAATCATAATAATCTCATAGGTAGATAATCGTACCATTGTACCTAGAATTTGAAAGTTACTGATAAATAGATGTTATACACTAATCAAATACTCCTACATGATATCACAGAGAAAGTATCATCTATTAGTGTGTCACTGCAATTAATGATGAGATAGATCATAGTGGTATCATAGTTATATGTAGATACTGCATCATAGCAtaaataattttaaaaataaTGACAAATAAGTCGTGTACACTATTTTACATTGAGATTCTATAAATAAATAAATTTAATAAGACTATGATACtggtactccctccataccaCAAAGGATGTCTCAACATTGTCTAAATTTAGACGTATCTAAACACAACTTAATATATaaatacatttaaatttagacaaAATTAAAATAtctttttgtgggagagagagacgTACATCAACATGAAATCGTGAATTATAAAGATAGTATCATCTAGTAGTATAATACGATGATATTACTATATCATACTGCTCACTATAACAGGTGAGCCCATATATAGTAAAGTAAAATATGCATTGCCCAGTCATCTTTTACATGATTACATCGGTAGCATGATTATATCTGAACAACGACATGGGCTTAGCCTAGTGGTTGGGGCCGTAGTGGCGCACCCCAATGACTAGAGTTCAATTCCTGTTATGGATGAATTTTGGAATTGTCACGCAAAATTCCTCCTAGACAcggtttctttttttttttttttttgattacaTCGGTACATTGTTCGATTTTAAGAAATCCTTCACCGTAGTAATTGTCTACAAAAACAGTATCGTCGAATCCCTCGCCGCGGTAAACGACGCAGGTGATATGCTTCTTGTTCTGTAATGCAGAAGCGGTTAACCATTCTGCATGTGTATCTCAGTCAAGCTAACATAGTACTGTAATTACTGTAAACGTCCTGACAAGAGCAAATCCGCAATGCATGGCGACTTGCCATTGGACTGAAGCGTATACGTTTTCTTATGCCAGAGTATGTAAGGCAGTGACTGGTGAATAACTCTAGCTACAATGCGTAGTATAGTAGTGGAAAAGGAAGTTCAAGCTTGGATTTTCAGTCAGTGCGCGGTTGCGAGCCGGTTGGCGTATTATGGTTCAGAATACGAGTGCGTACATGCGTACAAAAAGCGATATCGAGACGCGACGTCTCCACGGGGTCGCGAAGCTGGCACTGTGATTGTGAAGTGCATAGAACGGGACGTGGTCGGCATGACCTCGCTGGTCGCCTTGTAGTTTAACCGCTAGCGTGTTTCTATGTAAAATTATGAGGTGCTCAGGTACGTGACTGCTTTCgtcagtttttttttttaaatcgaGGCAAAATAATCCTTGCCATATTCATTAATACAGGGATACAACAGACACACAGAGATTGGCTGATTTATTAGCAGGAAATCAGCCAAAAACCTAAACAAGTACCCCGCGGAGGCGCCCACCGTCATGGAGGACCACCGTCACGGGGCAAACAGAGCCACCCTCACAACCCACACAAGACACACAAAGCACCGAAGCGAAAAGTCGCTGCGGTTGACCGTCAacgtcatcatcatcactctgcaGCGACAACGACTTTACTGAAGAAACAACCACCAAGACCTCGCTGAAGCGGCACCGTGTAGCTCAAGCCGGCCTATGCCAAACAAGTGACTCAAGCTCCGACTCTGATGAAGAGCTCCGAAGAGGAGAAGCACAACACCGAGGAAGATCATCGCCACACAGGTCACCCATGCATGTCATCGTACGCTGCTCAAATGAAGACTCTCGACAAACCATAGTCGTTGCGACTTCATAGAAAGCGGAGGCCAAGACGAAGAAACTCGGACGATGTGGTGAcctagcgtaccactgcatggtgtagtacacaagtcgttgacgtaacacaagtgaaacaccgttccactcatattacatccctcagagtggtacaacagaaacatatgcgagtccaaggtatgtctatagaaggatacacgaactgtttataaaagatcaacacagcctcctactttacagtgaggtaaaaattcaaataaagctccagaagaacgactcttagtctaacttattgctaactcaagttaaagagctacttggcttgctatagaaatctagctacttaggtgctaggattagggaaaggttcccttttaTTACTAGCCTAGGTTTctattatagctgatgcagaagttgactccattgacttctttgactggattcttcatcttgttgcagttgactcctttttcttcgagttccacggtagtttctccttcggtgccttgatctaagaagggggttcaaataggagggaatgagtacgagcgtactcagcaagttcatattaggaaataggtgtatcatgcactagctacaaccatagaccagaaagtcatgggccaatgcaagttttcataaatatttcttcaaaaggtttattttattctgaaaactatgtccgtcagtcttcacaggttgaacagaacttcatggagttcctttcctgccgcgttcgcagttcccttcccggaacagggagtgactacCACAATTTgataggtgcgttacttttcccataagagaactaatccttgataccaaccgggtgtactttcccgtccacacttccttggtgtggggccatgtgtaagatccaagccaatcactgccttctccgcgaccctgcaaacccacccttttgtccacccatacatccccggtagacatctcccgatcatacggctttacccccgatgtacgtcggacaatccttcatagacggtagagcctctcatccacacggatggggattttaaaggatttccgAACCTACTGCAGTGTTATCCCAACACTCAGCCAtgctctatcaagtccgttggcgtgcaggagggaaaagatccagctgacttccccagagccattatagatcttatggttaacgcgatatgtacggcgctagaatcactggacggcattggtacttagtcctagatgagtagcacCCTTGCAATGAAACCTCCAcaaatcaacacataccatggttccattgcccagcacatagtcatattcataattgtaaaataatactttgtttttcaatgcaagagtgataaatatagtactttgcatatagtttgataaaaataatcaaataacatgagcaagcgatgaacttgcctttcttgactacaagattatgcaggcaaaagcttcgatacgtgagaactccaaattctgaaataccatcattgtccagtgaggacaatgtttaaagaactggtagagatgctataatgcatagtatgagatgcaatcgtcccgagtgtcacctaaccccgatgatttaggatggatgagttgtaaagatttctttgggcgtgttgcacttttaggatggttctcaaacaaggttcttattagtgtttggttatattagcatcataaacaagtgatataagacatcataacaagtaTACACATAAAGGACTTGTAGTTGAACCATATGTAAAGagaagttgtcaattttaagttctacgggacattgttgatgattacttatattatacttcaaaagaataacttttgaagaacatattgatTAAGAGATagtaagtatttcaaataagaactatggcttcaaTGGGTTGCTTGATacctacttcaaaagaataacttttgaagaacatgtttaaTTAAGAATAAGAGCTATTATAAATTGGagctatggcttctatggtttgattgacatttgtacttcaaaagaataacttttgaagaacaggttaacaagaaatactatagataggatctatggacttctagggtttactaatggATTCATTTAGTTTTGTTATAGAGACTAGTTGCTTCTTAGTTGGAATGGGTCTATATGCAGCAAGTATGGGCAGGTTTATTACCATGGTTTATCCTAGACATCATATCAAAAGATGGTTCAAGGTGatgctatgagttagggtttactatggattCACATTTTCTTTACTAAGCAATCAATAATAGGTTTCTAAACTAGGTGGTTTATTATCCCCAAGTAGGTTTTAGTTGGATAGGAACATATGATGTGAATTACTACACAAGTGTGTATTATGGTTGATCAccatggttctattaagtaatgaTGGTTGATTGATTCAAATGGTGTGGTATTAAGAATGGTGATCAATAGTGCTAACTTAAAGGTAGCAAGCTAGGGTTTTCCCCTAAGTGACTCTAGTGGTTCATATAGGTATTGTTCAAAAGTAAAGATATGAAATGATGATCACATGTAAAGTCATGTTGTTTTATTttagtagatcatgatcatgcatGCATTTGTTTCTAACTAGGGTTCTATAGGTATAGATGAAGCATATATAATcatatgggctaaacccctagggttttagggttgcaaCTATTAaggatgaacacataaaataatggaatcaagatcttacttaaattaaaactaggatttctaaattatggtacaactcttgAACTAATACTTAACAAAAGAGGTGTGGTCACTAATTACCTTGAAACACAATTAATAATGATAttagcattttattaattttaaaagATTCACTAATTCAGATAATCACTATTTAGGGTTTAATTAAGAACTAGTGTTTaacaattgttattaggttttaaaataattaacttgttaactaaatatGTTTAAGTAAACAAATTTTTAATTACCAAACTAATATTAGTTTTAGTATTTTCTTGTTTGATTATTAATTAATAAAATgagaaatagtaatttgcaaattagggttcataaattaccactaatatttaagttaatGAAAACATGATAAAGaatattaatcttaacattttacttagttagtgTATAGCAAAGTTAATTTTTAAACTTAACCAATTATTGGATTcagattgtattttaaataaatggAAAAGCATAATTAATTAGGTTTAAAATGATTGAATTttcattttgacacacatttttattttatattttatttgaatagagtttatttttgtgagcattttgatatattatttatattttttgaGCAACAATGAATTTTATTTATTTTGGCCAAGTTTCCCTAATTTACTAGTTTTTAAATTAAACAGAAAAAAACTAAATGTACCGGTCTGGAGCTAGGCTTAGCCACAGACAGGTGGGCCTAGTCCACGTGGAAGGCCACGCGGACGAAGACTGGTCAACAACCACGAGAGGGGCCTACTGGACACGTCGATCTCGGTGGCGGCTTGATGCCGGTGGCCAGATGGAtacggcgccgccgatttagggTTATCCCGAGTCGGCTGCTACGTGTTTCTGGACCTCCTCGACATTCGAAACTCGATGGTGATGTTGCTTTTCAGAAAGGAccaccggagctagctccggcgaGCACTACCGCGGTGGCGATGCTGGCGAAGAATCGAATCAGAGGCTAGGGTTGATGCTAAAGCGAGAGAAAGCGTCCCTAAGATGCGCACGCTCACCCTGAGGCTTGTAGACTGCTCGATGGAGGCGTTGATGGTTGGAGACGACGGCAAGGCCATGGATTCCGGCGAAACCGAGCGGAAGGGATCGAGTCGATTTCGCTGATAGGAAGCTCCCCTCTTCGATTCCTTCTGCCAGGAGGCTCTCTGAGACACGGCGGTGCTGCTCAGCCACCTCCTAGATCCTGGGGTGGCCTCTATTGCCGACTTCATGATCAACTCCGGCGAGATGCtgtggactgatacgtctcaaacgtatctataatttctgatgttccatgctagttttatgacaatacctacatgttttgttcacactttatatcgttttgatgcattttccggaactaacctattaacaagatgccgaagagccagttgctgttttctgctgtttttggttccagaaatcttacacaggaaatattctcgaaattggacgaaatcaacacccagggtcctattttccacggaaggttccagagcaccgaagagggaccagaggggagccaagggggccccaccccacatggcggcgcggccaaagggggggcgccccctagtgtgtgggtcccccagggcccctccgactccgcctcttcgcctataagacccctcgtgacctaaaacttcgagacggattagcgaaactccaaaaagactccagggacgtcgccgccatcgcgaaactccaattcgggggacagaagtctctgttctggcaccctgccgggatggggaattgcccccggagccatctccatcgactccaccgccatcgctgtctcccatgatgaggagggagtagttctcccccgaggctgagggctctaccggtagctatgtggttcatctctctcccatgtacttcaatacaatgatctcatgagctgccttacatgattgagatccatatgatgagctttgtatcactattaatctatgtgctactctagtgatgttattaaagtactctattcctcctccatgatgtaatgttgacagtgtgtgcatcatgtagtacttggtgacataggcatcccaaatgggcctgccgaagatagtacccggggtttactgaaggcccactacccgaagaataagaagattcgggagcccaagatatattaaggaaagttaagagttgtaataggaagtgttatttgtaatctggcgggatgagttagaaaccgtcccggactctgtaacttgtatagcacgaatccctcggctccacctcctatataaagggggagtcgagggacgaagagataatcgaatcattgtctacaaaccctagttttcacaatcgtcgagtacttttcggctgaaaccttcgagatctacttaccctctacttccaactaaaccctagcctacaatccataggcattgacaagttgataccttgtcaattggcgccgtctgtgggaactagaggtgtaaggatctgatctcgatggcacgttcaagatcttcgacatcgtcaaccgcaagcaacacaatggatcgaggtaaacagatcgctgctggtcttgttgattttgttcctcacccaccctcccgtttggatgcatatgcgtatctggcggagcccatggagatgacgttcggaaggtttcactttcgcgtcgagaaggagggatcgtatcgtgtcaaaattccgaattcatcgggatcgtcggcggtcgattccgatttttcaagctatgcatcgtcaaccgagtcaggagaagaagaaacttcggcgacacgctacgtcagcaccagagcaagagagaaactcgccaagatcttcaacgacatgtcgtttgagtcatctgcggactcatatataagcgatggctcaagcgatgtcgatagttatgacttcatcgacaaatctatcacagtgggcaaggtcttcatcaatctcaacgatgatgtcaccaaacccaacatagatctgagcacaaagtatcatcagatttatgccattgaagatcaagaggaaacatctgaggctttcgacgatctgggaaatccatacgtcgatccctccaatctgcgacaaggcctgggcaacaaatacgtcgggtcagagccgcgagatagagttcaactttcacaagcagcgtgggacagaggccgcgagagctatgaacggtacagaaccaatggctaccacggccacaccagaggaattacaagcatatcaatataggctcgcacgagctgccagggaattggaaaaacagacagctgagttgaacaggagaaaggaagcagcttctgcatccagcaggagaagggcagatctaagtcgacaatctagaacttcgggtgatagccacagggaggcgcggaacagagcaagatcaaggctgcaacacatacctgaagcagaaagagaacacttggtccaaaacctcgacatgtccttcatgtcgatagatacaagaggaaacatcatccctaagacaccagaagctgggtatattgcgacacatgcttttatccttgcatctaaaccacctccaggtgatccaagggaaacattgtacaatatggcggtagcaggagttggagctatggggacagcgtttgtatcaacgcttcccgaaggagcggcaaggcaaaatagtccacgacctgcagcagcaacaggcgGCGGCTTTGaaagaccaagtggagcaagagacacagcagcacaagcaagggtcgacagagcgcggcaa
This region of Lolium perenne isolate Kyuss_39 chromosome 2, Kyuss_2.0, whole genome shotgun sequence genomic DNA includes:
- the LOC127335946 gene encoding GDSL esterase/lipase At4g16230, translating into MAARHGGAFALVALCLLELALLGAGAGDGEPLVPAMFVFGDSTVDVGNNNFLPGCSDDCRANYARYGVDYPSHAPTGRFSNGYNLADHIARFLGFAESPPAYGSLPPEGIIEQMRSGINFASGGSGLQDVTGKALCGQVHSMSDQLDSFASVVQMLGNCSSDLVSRSLVFISVGSNDLFEYVGGNATSCPNRNDTAFLQGLVAAYRSYLQELYAAGARKFSIVSPSLVGCCPSQRSAGWLKDDLDGYYCFGTANRLSRQLYRMLLSMLQDLSAGLAGMNFSICDSAAMADSVFNSTGSSSNAMNVVDTGCCGGAGILGLAKCDKSATLCPDRAAYLFWDGFHPTETASAVAALALFADSGRYVHPINITRLAAL